A section of the Mesobacillus jeotgali genome encodes:
- the flgB gene encoding flagellar basal body rod protein FlgB, with protein sequence MKLFSNTVSTLEHALNYSSAKQKVISQNIANVDTPNYKAKDVSFKAVFQEVMGQSFQAHRSDSRHYDFSSRPNRMPGIINKPNINYNENGNSVDLDKEMADMATNQIYYNALTERINGKFNSLQSVIRGGK encoded by the coding sequence TTGAAGTTGTTTTCCAATACAGTATCAACCCTGGAACATGCTTTGAATTACTCTTCAGCAAAGCAGAAAGTTATTTCACAAAATATTGCCAATGTTGATACGCCTAACTACAAGGCGAAGGATGTGTCTTTTAAAGCGGTATTTCAGGAAGTGATGGGACAATCCTTTCAAGCGCATAGATCAGACTCGAGACATTATGATTTCAGCAGCAGGCCAAACAGGATGCCGGGAATCATCAATAAACCAAACATCAATTATAACGAGAATGGAAACAGCGTTGATTTGGATAAAGAAATGGCCGATATGGCAACGAATCAAATTTACTATAATGCGCTGACTGAGAGGATCAATGGTAAATTCAACTCTCTCCAATCGGTCATAAGGGGAGGTAAGTAG
- the fliF gene encoding flagellar basal-body MS-ring/collar protein FliF produces the protein MKETVQKYLHTMKDFWQGRTRKQKISLGASVLFILTVAGLTAFFTTRTSLVPLYSNLSPAETGTIKESLDARGIESEITDGGKTIMVPEQSVDNLKVELAAEGIPKSGSIDYSFFSQNAGMGMTDNEFGVLKLEAMQTELANLMKGIEGVNDAKVMINLPEKGIFVTDDAQPASASIVLNTSPGYQFKEEQITALYHLAAKSVPNLPTDNIVIMNQFFEYFDLKNEKNSSGATFASQHEIKQEIERDVQRQVQNMLGTLMGHEKVVVSVTADIDFTQENREENLVEPVDKENMEGIAISAQRITETFTGNADQAGGIPEGGNPGETTGSQYLEGANGNGDYERVEETINNEVSRIRKEITESPYKVRDLGIQVMVEPPTPDDPNSLPQERVEDITRILGTIVRTTIDKEALGTELTDELVEDKVVVSVQPFNGKVTFEKNTVEKLPWWVYLVGGLLLAAIVVLLLLFLKSRKNNVEEEEYVMEEKYEPIRVPDVNKEFETESSMKKKQLEKMAKEKPEDFAKLLRTWISED, from the coding sequence ATGAAAGAAACCGTTCAAAAGTATCTACATACAATGAAGGATTTCTGGCAAGGACGTACCAGAAAGCAAAAGATCAGTCTTGGTGCGTCTGTGTTGTTTATATTAACAGTTGCCGGCCTTACAGCTTTCTTTACAACCAGGACCTCACTGGTTCCACTGTACAGTAATCTTTCACCAGCTGAAACTGGAACGATAAAAGAAAGTCTTGATGCCAGAGGGATAGAATCAGAAATAACTGACGGCGGAAAGACAATTATGGTACCTGAACAGTCTGTTGACAACCTGAAGGTAGAGCTGGCTGCTGAAGGGATTCCTAAATCGGGAAGTATTGATTATTCTTTCTTTAGCCAGAATGCCGGGATGGGCATGACAGATAATGAGTTTGGGGTCCTGAAGTTAGAAGCAATGCAAACAGAGCTTGCTAATTTGATGAAAGGCATTGAAGGAGTCAATGATGCAAAGGTAATGATCAATCTTCCAGAGAAAGGGATATTCGTTACTGACGATGCTCAGCCTGCTTCGGCATCTATAGTGCTCAATACGAGTCCTGGATACCAATTCAAGGAAGAGCAGATCACTGCACTATATCATCTGGCTGCGAAAAGTGTTCCAAATCTGCCTACTGATAATATCGTCATCATGAATCAGTTTTTTGAGTATTTTGACTTAAAAAATGAAAAAAATTCCAGTGGGGCTACATTCGCCTCTCAACATGAAATCAAACAAGAGATTGAGAGGGATGTTCAGAGACAAGTCCAGAATATGCTTGGAACCCTTATGGGTCATGAAAAAGTAGTTGTTTCAGTAACTGCCGATATAGACTTTACCCAGGAAAACAGAGAAGAAAACCTCGTGGAGCCTGTTGATAAAGAAAATATGGAAGGTATCGCAATAAGTGCCCAGCGAATTACTGAGACTTTTACCGGAAACGCAGACCAGGCCGGAGGCATCCCTGAAGGCGGAAATCCAGGTGAAACGACTGGATCCCAATATCTTGAGGGAGCAAACGGGAATGGCGATTATGAACGAGTGGAAGAAACTATAAATAATGAAGTAAGCAGAATCCGAAAAGAAATAACTGAAAGCCCGTACAAAGTCAGAGACCTGGGGATTCAAGTGATGGTGGAACCGCCGACGCCTGATGACCCTAATTCACTGCCTCAGGAACGCGTTGAAGATATTACTAGAATCCTTGGAACCATTGTCAGGACAACAATCGATAAAGAGGCACTTGGAACAGAGCTGACTGATGAATTGGTCGAGGACAAAGTCGTCGTATCAGTCCAGCCTTTTAATGGCAAGGTTACATTCGAGAAAAACACAGTCGAAAAGCTTCCTTGGTGGGTATACCTGGTCGGCGGATTATTGCTTGCGGCAATCGTTGTTCTGTTGCTGCTATTCTTGAAGTCAAGAAAGAATAACGTCGAAGAAGAAGAGTATGTCATGGAAGAAAAGTATGAACCGATTCGTGTTCCGGATGTGAACAAGGAATTTGAAACAGAGAGTTCGATGAAGAAAAAACAGCTGGAAAAAATGGCGAAAGAGAAGCCAGAGGATTTCGCGAAGTTATTGCGGACATGGATTTCTGAAGATTAG
- the fliG gene encoding flagellar motor switch protein FliG yields MRKDQKELTGKQKAAILLISLGPDVSASVYKHLSEEEIEKLTLEISGVKKVDSSAKEEILEEFHHIALAQDYITQGGIGYAKTVLEKALGTDQAAVIINRLTSSLQVRPFDFARKADAGQILNFIQNEHPQTIALILSYLDSAQAGQILSELPQEVQADIARRIAVMDSTSPEIINEVEQILERKLSATVTQDYTQTGGIEAVVDVLNGVDRATERTILDALEIQDPELAEEIKKRMFVFEDIVTLDNRAIQRVIRDCENEDLMLALKVSSDEVKEIVFKNMSKRMVETFQDEMEYMGPVRLRDVEEAQSRIVAIIRRLEEAGEIVIARGGGDDIIV; encoded by the coding sequence GTGAGGAAAGACCAAAAAGAGTTAACCGGAAAACAGAAGGCAGCCATCCTCCTGATCTCGCTTGGACCAGATGTTTCTGCTTCTGTGTATAAGCATTTAAGCGAAGAAGAAATCGAAAAACTTACGCTGGAGATATCCGGTGTAAAAAAAGTGGATTCCAGCGCCAAGGAAGAAATACTGGAGGAATTCCATCACATCGCATTGGCTCAAGACTATATCACCCAGGGCGGAATAGGATATGCAAAGACCGTGCTTGAAAAAGCATTGGGAACTGACCAGGCTGCTGTGATTATAAACAGGCTGACATCGTCGCTTCAGGTAAGGCCATTTGATTTTGCCCGTAAAGCCGATGCAGGACAAATACTGAATTTTATCCAAAATGAACATCCGCAAACGATTGCGCTTATCCTTTCATATTTGGATTCTGCTCAGGCAGGACAGATACTATCCGAACTCCCTCAGGAGGTCCAGGCAGATATTGCCCGCCGTATTGCAGTAATGGACAGTACCTCGCCAGAAATCATCAATGAGGTAGAACAAATACTGGAAAGAAAGCTCTCTGCGACCGTGACTCAAGACTATACACAAACCGGAGGAATTGAGGCGGTTGTTGATGTATTGAATGGCGTTGACCGTGCAACCGAGCGCACAATTCTAGATGCCCTGGAAATACAGGATCCAGAGCTGGCCGAGGAAATCAAAAAGCGCATGTTTGTATTTGAAGATATCGTTACCCTTGATAACCGTGCGATCCAGCGTGTCATTCGCGACTGTGAAAACGAGGATCTCATGCTTGCTCTTAAGGTATCAAGCGATGAGGTAAAAGAAATAGTCTTCAAAAATATGTCTAAACGTATGGTCGAAACCTTCCAGGATGAAATGGAATACATGGGCCCTGTAAGGCTGCGTGATGTGGAAGAAGCACAATCAAGGATTGTAGCCATCATCCGTCGACTGGAGGAAGCTGGTGAAATCGTCATTGCCCGTGGCGGGGGAGATGATATCATTGTCTAG
- the flgC gene encoding flagellar basal body rod protein FlgC, whose product MTIFHSMNTTSSALTAQRLRMDVISSNMANVDSTRGVNGEPYRRKMVVMQPNEGSFSSFLNKAMGRTDGSGAGNGVKVTKIIEDRENPLKMVYDPEHPDADADGYVAYPNVDPLREMVDLISATRSYEANVTVFNASKGMMMKALEIGK is encoded by the coding sequence ATGACAATCTTTCATAGCATGAATACGACATCTTCTGCGTTGACTGCACAGCGTCTGAGAATGGATGTCATTTCATCCAACATGGCGAATGTCGATTCAACAAGAGGAGTGAATGGAGAGCCATATCGCAGGAAGATGGTCGTCATGCAGCCGAACGAAGGCAGCTTCTCTTCATTCCTTAATAAAGCAATGGGAAGAACAGATGGCTCAGGAGCAGGAAATGGAGTTAAAGTAACAAAAATCATAGAAGATAGAGAAAACCCGCTCAAAATGGTATACGATCCTGAGCATCCGGATGCTGATGCGGACGGTTATGTTGCATATCCCAATGTGGATCCATTAAGGGAAATGGTGGATTTAATAAGCGCCACACGTTCGTATGAAGCAAACGTTACAGTTTTCAACGCCTCAAAGGGCATGATGATGAAAGCACTTGAAATAGGAAAGTAA
- the fliH gene encoding flagellar assembly protein FliH produces MISLSRLIKSQFTTAMPAEKKVISIRMLETTGESEVSHVFTHTEAEKNRILDNAVKEANRIVSQAVEEADYIRQQIELEKQQWEQQKNLLAEEARQSGYEQGFQEGRNRGYGEYRQTIMFAQETVEAAKRDYQHHIDSSEKVILNLGVKIAGKILGEKLAADEGFLPLVKRALKNARDYRDIQLHVHPDHYQELLAHKDELIAIFPKEIVFYIYPDDELDETACLIESENGRIDACMDSQLEEIKTKLFEILESEQ; encoded by the coding sequence ATGATATCATTGTCTAGGTTAATCAAATCACAGTTCACCACTGCTATGCCAGCCGAAAAGAAAGTGATCTCCATTCGTATGCTCGAAACTACTGGAGAATCTGAAGTTTCACATGTATTTACCCATACAGAGGCTGAGAAGAATAGAATCCTCGACAATGCGGTAAAAGAAGCGAATCGCATTGTTTCACAGGCAGTTGAAGAAGCCGATTATATTCGTCAGCAAATTGAACTGGAAAAGCAGCAGTGGGAGCAGCAAAAAAATTTACTCGCTGAAGAAGCCAGGCAATCCGGTTATGAACAGGGTTTTCAAGAAGGCAGAAACCGGGGCTACGGGGAATACCGACAGACAATAATGTTCGCGCAAGAGACTGTTGAAGCAGCGAAACGGGATTATCAGCACCATATAGATTCATCCGAAAAAGTGATACTCAATCTTGGTGTGAAAATCGCTGGGAAAATTCTTGGTGAAAAACTGGCTGCTGATGAAGGTTTCCTTCCACTGGTGAAAAGAGCCCTGAAAAACGCAAGGGATTATAGGGACATTCAACTGCATGTCCACCCAGATCACTACCAGGAATTGCTTGCTCATAAAGATGAATTGATTGCCATTTTTCCAAAAGAAATTGTTTTCTATATATATCCAGATGATGAACTGGATGAGACTGCATGTTTGATTGAATCAGAGAATGGCAGGATAGACGCTTGCATGGACAGCCAGTTGGAGGAAATCAAGACCAAGCTTTTTGAGATTCTGGAGAGTGAACAATAG
- the fliJ gene encoding flagellar export protein FliJ, with protein MRYQYKFDKILSLKSREMDEAQVVYQDSVKKFEDAAERLYHLLKKKEDLESFQSDRLLGGLPVQEIRHHQQFIGNLEKSIAHYQKIVMNARNIMNFQQIQLMEKNIEVKKYEKIKEKDHLQFLANEKYAESRLMDEVSIQQYMNREIR; from the coding sequence ATGCGTTATCAATACAAATTTGATAAGATCCTTTCGCTCAAGTCGAGAGAAATGGACGAGGCACAAGTCGTTTATCAGGATTCAGTCAAGAAATTCGAAGATGCAGCTGAAAGACTCTATCATCTCTTAAAGAAAAAAGAGGACCTCGAGAGCTTTCAGTCTGATCGCCTTCTCGGGGGATTGCCGGTACAGGAAATTAGACACCACCAACAATTTATCGGCAATCTGGAAAAATCAATCGCCCATTATCAAAAAATTGTTATGAACGCGAGAAATATAATGAACTTTCAACAAATTCAGCTAATGGAAAAAAATATCGAAGTGAAGAAATATGAAAAAATTAAAGAGAAAGACCATCTCCAGTTTCTTGCGAATGAAAAGTATGCAGAGAGCAGGTTGATGGACGAAGTCTCGATTCAGCAATACATGAACCGGGAAATTAGGTGA
- the fliE gene encoding flagellar hook-basal body complex protein FliE, which produces MNSAGINSVTQMVKPFETKGSTPTSTPYEAQKSFSSVLKQSIENLNKTQLQSDVLTEKLARGENVDLHQVMISSQKASITLQATMEVRNKVIEAYQEIMRMQV; this is translated from the coding sequence ATGAACTCAGCTGGGATCAATTCTGTAACCCAAATGGTTAAGCCGTTTGAAACAAAAGGGTCTACTCCCACATCTACACCATACGAAGCACAGAAAAGTTTTTCGTCCGTACTTAAGCAATCAATAGAAAATTTAAATAAAACTCAGCTTCAGTCGGATGTATTGACAGAAAAATTGGCTCGCGGAGAGAATGTTGATCTCCATCAGGTAATGATCTCAAGTCAAAAGGCAAGCATAACATTGCAGGCCACTATGGAAGTCAGGAATAAAGTGATCGAGGCTTATCAGGAAATAATGAGAATGCAAGTTTAA
- the fliI gene encoding flagellar protein export ATPase FliI, with the protein MKAEDLLHHVDSLDSFKRYGRVKRVVGLMIESQGPESSIGDVCFIHVGTKKKRKIQAEVVGFKDESVILMPYTSLHDISPGSLVETTMKPLEIKAGPGLIGKIVDSLGVPLDQTSLPKGLASVPTEQDPPNPMSRPPISEPIEVGVRMIDSLLTVGNGQRVGIFAGSGVGKSTLLGMIARNTTADLNVIGLIGERGREVREFIERDLGPEGLKRSIVVVATSDQPALMRIKGAYTATAIAEYFRDKGLNVMLMMDSVTRVAMAQREVGLAVGEPPTTKGYTPSVFAILSRLLERTGTNEFGSITGFYTVLVDGDDMNEPIADTVRGILDGHFVLDRDLANKGQYPAVNVLKSISRIMNNIVSDEHVKAAERLRELLSTYINSEDLINIGAYKKGTSPEIDEAIMRYPLILDFLKQGTNEKVSINESVEALLKLVRKG; encoded by the coding sequence GTGAAGGCTGAGGATTTATTGCACCATGTCGACTCATTGGATAGCTTTAAACGTTATGGCCGGGTTAAGAGGGTAGTCGGCCTGATGATCGAATCACAGGGACCAGAAAGTTCAATTGGAGACGTCTGCTTCATCCATGTAGGCACAAAGAAAAAACGGAAGATCCAGGCCGAGGTAGTAGGTTTTAAAGATGAAAGTGTCATTCTAATGCCTTATACATCTCTTCATGATATCTCACCTGGAAGTCTAGTGGAAACGACGATGAAACCGCTTGAGATAAAAGCAGGACCAGGATTGATTGGAAAAATTGTAGATTCTCTTGGAGTCCCATTGGATCAAACAAGTCTTCCAAAAGGGCTGGCATCCGTACCTACCGAACAGGATCCTCCCAACCCTATGAGCAGGCCGCCAATCTCGGAGCCGATTGAAGTCGGGGTAAGGATGATTGATAGCCTGCTGACAGTTGGCAACGGTCAGCGAGTTGGGATTTTTGCAGGAAGCGGTGTTGGGAAAAGTACTTTGCTTGGAATGATTGCCAGAAACACCACAGCAGATTTGAATGTCATCGGACTGATTGGAGAACGCGGACGTGAAGTAAGGGAATTCATAGAGAGAGATTTAGGTCCTGAAGGTTTAAAGCGGTCGATTGTCGTGGTCGCAACTTCAGACCAGCCGGCACTGATGCGGATCAAAGGGGCGTATACAGCAACTGCCATCGCAGAATATTTTCGTGATAAGGGCTTGAATGTCATGCTCATGATGGATTCTGTAACCAGGGTCGCCATGGCACAGCGTGAAGTAGGCCTTGCGGTTGGCGAACCTCCAACCACGAAAGGGTATACTCCCTCGGTGTTCGCGATTCTTTCAAGACTTCTCGAAAGAACTGGTACAAATGAATTCGGATCGATTACAGGATTTTATACTGTCCTCGTTGATGGGGACGACATGAATGAACCGATTGCGGACACAGTTCGGGGAATCCTTGATGGCCACTTTGTATTGGACAGGGATTTAGCCAACAAAGGCCAGTACCCTGCAGTGAATGTTTTGAAAAGCATCAGCAGGATCATGAACAATATTGTCAGTGATGAGCATGTCAAGGCGGCAGAGAGATTGAGGGAACTGCTAAGCACTTATATTAACTCCGAGGATTTGATCAATATTGGAGCTTATAAGAAAGGCACATCTCCGGAAATCGATGAAGCTATAATGAGATATCCACTTATACTTGATTTTTTGAAGCAGGGTACCAATGAAAAGGTCTCGATCAATGAAAGTGTAGAGGCCCTATTGAAGCTAGTAAGGAAAGGTTGA